Within the Photobacterium swingsii genome, the region CAGACATGAATAGGAGTATTCATAAGCTCAAGGCGTAATGTATCGGTATAACCTTCTAAAGCGAATTTGCTGGCGTTATATGCCCCACGGTATTTCATCGCCACTAAACCCAGCACTGAGCTGTTTTGCACAATTTTACCACTACCTTGTTTGAGCATAATGGGGATCACAGCTTTCGTGAGTTCATGCCAACCAAAGACATTGGTTTCAAACTGTTCACGTAAGGCTTGAGTGGGAAGGTCTTCCAGTGCACCTGCTTGGCCGTAAGCCCCATTATTAAACAAGACATCTAATTTGCCACCGGTCAGTTTCAGAGCTTGTTCGAGACCTTGATGAATGGAATCTGTATCGGTTAAATCAAGTTGAACGCATTGTAGTCCCTCAGCTTGCAGTGCATCCACATCACTTTGTTTTCGGCAACTAGCGACTACGTTATGCCCGGCTTTATGAAGGGCGAAAGCGCAGTGGCGGCCAATACCGGTACTACAGCCTGTGATTAAAATTGAGCTTGTCATTTGCTTCCTGCTTCTATGATTCTTCTGTTGTTAGGATCTGTGAAATATAAAACGAAAACCAGCTTTTTCTGTTCTGGTCGTGGTACATCATATTTCTATAAGCCTGTTTAACGCAGAACAAATCTCCTTACGATTGGTTGTATGTGGTGTTTTGTTTTTGTGGTTATTGTTGCATACGTTTGCGGCTAGCATTTTAAATTTTATTTGGCTTTATGAATAACGAAGTGTTGTTCAATGTGAAATCTTTTCGTATTATTTCCGCATCATTCAACGTAGAGCTAAATTTTATGAAAAAGACACTTTTGTTATCTTTACTTGTTGCTGTGGGTTTGGTCGGATGTGGCGGTAACTCTGAAGACGACAAGCCGAATCCAACTGTTGAAAAGGGAGTGCTTTATCAAAATGTTAATTATGATGAAGCCAAGAACTTGACTCAAAATAGTGCATTGTTACCTGGGTATGACTTTGGACTTTTAACTAAAATTCAAGGTAATGAGTTTTATCAAACACTGGTTCCTTTGGAAAAAAATCTTGAGTTTTCGAAGAAAGGTTTCAACAATAAAATTGAAATTGATGAAATAGCAGGAATTAACCCTCAGCCTAAGCTTGTTCGACCTGTAACTATCGAGCATGGTGACTTGAACGGTAATCTTTACTTAAATATTGTCGATGATGCGATGGATTTTGAACTACGTAAACTTGATACCACGTGGAAAACAGGCACTAAATTTGTTGATGGTAAGAATGAGTTAGAGATTGAAGGTATGATTATTCGGTCGGGTAAAGATATGCATCCTCTTACTCATGTTGCCGGTACCTTTTATAAGTTTAATGCTGATCCAACTGGTGAAATGCATTTTTTGATAACAATGTATCGTGATGGTGGTCAGTTATATTTGAACCGCGCGATGTATAGCAAAGAAGGTAAACTTATTCAGCCGCTTGACCCATTAGTTTCAAAGTGATTTTTAAGGGCTAGCGTCGGCTAGCCCTTTTTGTTTCTGATGTTACTCGGTTATTTCTCTAACACCTTATTGAGCTCTTTTGCCATGT harbors:
- a CDS encoding SDR family oxidoreductase, with product MTSSILITGCSTGIGRHCAFALHKAGHNVVASCRKQSDVDALQAEGLQCVQLDLTDTDSIHQGLEQALKLTGGKLDVLFNNGAYGQAGALEDLPTQALREQFETNVFGWHELTKAVIPIMLKQGSGKIVQNSSVLGLVAMKYRGAYNASKFALEGYTDTLRLELMNTPIHVCLIEPGPIESHFRDNAKKAFEKYINVDNSRHIKNYHKTLERLGKSSPSNKFTLTSEAVLRPLLHIIGSDKPKARYFVTQPTYIFGFLRRILPSSLLDRLLNKSD